A region from the Flexibacter flexilis DSM 6793 genome encodes:
- a CDS encoding rhomboid family protein, which translates to MTTIFEDIKNAFSRRDNGLMKLILINIIVFVVFKILYVVFWLIKHPEWYAIVASQMCLPADISQLIFRPWSLLTNMFFHEGFFHIIFNLLFFYWFGALVEEYLGSRRLISIYVLGGILGGIAYILAYNLIPQFKVLSARTELLGASGAIYAVAVAAATLLPNYQFHVILIGPVRIVYIVAVYLFISVVNITGGNAGGNLAHLGGAILGFIFIRQLQRGNDLGKPVSFVLEKFEKLSRPKSKLKVTHSIKRNGVGGGGSHVTQEEIDDILDKINRSGYESLSKEEKQKLFSASQK; encoded by the coding sequence ATGACTACTATTTTTGAAGATATAAAAAATGCTTTCAGCCGCCGCGACAATGGTCTGATGAAACTCATCCTCATCAACATCATTGTTTTTGTGGTTTTTAAGATTTTATATGTAGTTTTTTGGCTGATAAAGCATCCCGAATGGTATGCGATAGTGGCTTCGCAAATGTGTTTACCTGCTGATATTTCGCAGCTAATTTTCCGCCCTTGGAGTTTGCTCACGAATATGTTTTTTCATGAAGGCTTTTTCCATATCATCTTCAATTTGTTGTTTTTCTATTGGTTTGGGGCTTTGGTGGAAGAATATTTGGGTTCGCGCCGTCTGATTAGTATTTATGTACTGGGCGGAATTTTGGGTGGAATCGCCTATATTTTAGCCTACAATCTTATTCCTCAGTTCAAGGTTTTGTCGGCTCGAACGGAGCTTTTGGGCGCGTCGGGTGCTATTTATGCCGTGGCCGTGGCTGCGGCTACGCTTTTACCCAACTACCAATTTCATGTAATTCTGATTGGGCCTGTACGCATTGTTTATATTGTAGCGGTGTATTTGTTTATTTCGGTAGTCAATATTACGGGCGGCAATGCAGGCGGCAATTTGGCACACTTGGGCGGTGCAATATTGGGTTTTATTTTTATTCGTCAACTTCAAAGAGGCAACGATTTGGGCAAGCCTGTAAGTTTTGTTTTAGAAAAATTTGAAAAACTTTCTCGCCCAAAATCAAAACTCAAGGTTACGCATTCTATCAAAAGAAACGGCGTTGGCGGAGGCGGCTCACACGTAACGCAAGAAGAAATTGACGATATTTTGGATAAAATAAATCGTTCGGGATACGAGAGTTTGAGCAAAGAAGAAAAGCAAAAACTTTTCAGTGCCAGTCAAAAATAG
- a CDS encoding LytR/AlgR family response regulator transcription factor translates to MRVFIIEDEAPAQRRLQKMLLEIKPDCQIIGVADSIETAIELFRSNTQVDLAFMDIELADGQSFEIFNQTQVSVPVVFTTAYDAFALRAFAVNSIDYLLKPIRPEDLQRALHKWEGLHQSNLAITPDIQAIVEAMKPQNKTYKSRFLVRLGEKYVSLVTEQIAYFTTDEKLVMAITTDNKKYPIDFSLDELEDMLDPARFFRINRQFLGQISAIQSIHNYFNGKLKLILQPPTPPDKEVVVSRERATIFKNWLDQ, encoded by the coding sequence ATGCGTGTATTTATCATCGAAGACGAAGCACCAGCCCAAAGACGTTTACAGAAAATGTTGTTGGAAATAAAACCCGACTGCCAAATAATTGGCGTGGCCGATAGCATAGAAACGGCGATCGAACTGTTTCGTAGTAATACGCAAGTCGATTTGGCGTTTATGGACATTGAGTTGGCTGATGGGCAAAGTTTTGAGATTTTCAACCAAACACAAGTATCTGTACCTGTGGTGTTTACGACCGCTTACGACGCTTTCGCGCTACGTGCCTTTGCCGTCAATAGCATAGATTATTTGCTCAAACCCATTCGCCCCGAAGACCTGCAACGCGCCTTGCACAAATGGGAAGGTTTGCATCAAAGTAATTTAGCCATAACACCTGACATTCAGGCGATTGTGGAGGCGATGAAACCCCAAAACAAAACCTACAAATCACGTTTTTTGGTGCGCTTGGGCGAAAAATATGTGTCGTTGGTTACCGAACAAATCGCCTATTTCACGACGGACGAAAAGTTGGTGATGGCCATCACGACCGACAACAAAAAATATCCGATAGATTTTTCGTTGGATGAGTTGGAAGACATGCTCGACCCCGCGCGTTTTTTTAGAATAAATAGGCAGTTTTTGGGACAAATATCTGCCATTCAGAGCATTCACAATTATTTCAATGGCAAATTGAAGCTGATTTTGCAGCCGCCTACGCCACCCGACAAAGAAGTAGTAGTGAGCCGCGAACGCGCCACCATTTTCAAAAATTGGTTAGACCAATAA
- the trxA gene encoding thioredoxin — MKLKYLLLMLGFMWACQSASNGQAVSADDFDKKIKAAGKAQVLDVRSTEEFTGGHLANATNIDWNGDDFEKQVKAQVKTNEPVFVYCLSGGRSARAASKLREMGYKEVYDMQGGMMAWRAANKNVVSGKAAAPSGITLEQFNHKIKNSSKMVLVDFNAVWCGPCKKMAPFLEEISKEKADKVELWKIDADQNADLAKSLGIEALPTLLLYQNNSIIWKNIGFVEKATIEKAIASGK; from the coding sequence ATGAAATTAAAGTATTTGTTGTTGATGTTGGGTTTTATGTGGGCGTGTCAAAGTGCCAGCAATGGGCAAGCGGTTTCGGCAGACGATTTTGACAAAAAAATAAAAGCAGCAGGCAAAGCACAAGTGCTTGACGTTCGTTCTACGGAAGAGTTTACGGGCGGGCATTTGGCCAATGCCACGAATATAGATTGGAACGGCGATGATTTTGAAAAGCAAGTAAAAGCGCAGGTAAAAACCAATGAACCCGTATTTGTATATTGCTTGTCTGGTGGACGCAGTGCACGCGCAGCCAGCAAGTTACGCGAGATGGGCTACAAAGAAGTATATGACATGCAGGGCGGTATGATGGCGTGGCGTGCTGCTAACAAAAACGTAGTATCGGGCAAAGCTGCCGCACCGTCGGGGATTACGTTGGAGCAATTCAATCACAAAATCAAAAACTCGTCTAAAATGGTGTTAGTGGATTTCAATGCTGTATGGTGTGGTCCGTGCAAAAAAATGGCTCCATTCTTAGAAGAAATCAGCAAAGAAAAAGCTGATAAGGTAGAACTTTGGAAAATAGATGCCGACCAAAACGCCGATTTGGCCAAAAGTTTGGGTATTGAGGCGTTGCCGACGCTATTACTTTACCAAAACAATTCCATAATCTGGAAAAATATCGGATTTGTGGAAAAAGCTACCATCGAGAAAGCGATAGCCAGCGGCAAATAA
- the pyrE gene encoding orotate phosphoribosyltransferase: MKSVAEEIASELLRVQAVKLSPSQPFRWSSGWLSPIYCDNRLTLSFPALRSQICDALVDVVCKQFPDVEVIAGVATAGIPQGALIADRLGLPFVYVRSSAKEHGMKNMIEGKVEAGQKVVVIEDLVSTGGSSLKAAQALQAEAGAQVLGMVAVFTYQLQAAKDNFAAAKLPLYCLSDYEALIKVASDEAYIAPDSLQTLKAWRENPAEWGK; the protein is encoded by the coding sequence ATGAAATCAGTAGCCGAAGAAATTGCCTCCGAGCTTTTGCGCGTGCAAGCCGTCAAACTTAGTCCTTCTCAACCTTTCCGATGGAGTTCGGGCTGGCTTTCACCGATTTATTGCGACAATCGTCTTACGCTTTCGTTTCCTGCATTGCGTAGCCAAATTTGTGATGCGCTGGTAGATGTCGTATGCAAGCAGTTCCCAGATGTGGAAGTAATCGCGGGCGTAGCAACGGCAGGTATCCCGCAGGGCGCACTCATTGCCGACCGTTTGGGTTTGCCGTTTGTGTATGTGCGCAGTTCGGCCAAAGAACATGGCATGAAAAATATGATTGAAGGCAAAGTAGAAGCAGGGCAAAAAGTTGTCGTGATTGAAGATTTGGTTTCGACGGGTGGCAGCTCACTGAAGGCCGCGCAGGCCTTACAAGCCGAAGCGGGTGCGCAAGTGTTGGGCATGGTGGCCGTATTCACGTATCAGTTGCAGGCGGCCAAAGACAATTTTGCAGCAGCTAAATTGCCGTTGTATTGCTTGTCGGATTATGAGGCTTTGATAAAAGTAGCCTCCGATGAAGCCTATATCGCGCCTGATTCGTTGCAAACGCTCAAGGCGTGGCGCGAAAACCCAGCGGAATGGGGCAAGTAG
- a CDS encoding porin family protein, translating into MINSYLYKISRVLVLAAASLLMAVVAAQAQHFEGKVIVGLNASQIDGDGLSGFNKPGAQLGVAAAFPFNDKFSVEPQLLFSQKGSKSSNDELDKGYPYIIFRTSYLELPVLVNYQISDAPELHLQGGLSFNYLLSASVDNGTNLGFVDVQDSFHKLDLCGQLGLEYRIASRWGLHIRHSYSLKNMNKNWLYIFPSNPNANIRSNAFNNTLSFSVRYLLNPN; encoded by the coding sequence ATGATAAATAGTTACTTATATAAAATTAGTCGTGTACTTGTTTTGGCTGCTGCCAGTTTGCTAATGGCTGTGGTAGCTGCGCAAGCACAACATTTTGAAGGAAAAGTAATTGTGGGGCTCAACGCCTCGCAGATAGACGGCGACGGTTTGAGCGGATTTAATAAACCTGGTGCGCAATTGGGGGTGGCGGCGGCTTTTCCGTTCAACGACAAGTTTTCCGTAGAACCACAATTACTTTTTTCGCAAAAAGGTAGCAAATCCTCTAATGATGAGTTGGATAAAGGTTATCCATATATCATATTCAGAACCAGTTATTTAGAACTGCCTGTATTGGTTAATTACCAGATTTCGGATGCCCCCGAATTGCATTTGCAAGGCGGCCTTTCGTTTAACTACTTGCTTTCGGCCAGCGTGGACAACGGCACGAATTTAGGGTTTGTGGATGTGCAAGACAGTTTCCATAAATTGGATTTGTGTGGGCAGTTGGGTTTGGAATACCGCATCGCGAGCCGCTGGGGGTTGCATATTCGCCACAGTTATTCCCTCAAAAACATGAATAAAAATTGGTTGTACATTTTTCCTAGCAATCCAAACGCCAATATTCGTTCTAATGCTTTCAATAATACGCTCTCATTTTCAGTGCGTTATTTGCTAAATCCAAATTAA
- a CDS encoding GNAT family N-acetyltransferase, whose product MLIELIRTNSTKPSFQELVKLLDKDLAIRDGAEHDYYAQFNKTTDIQHVIIAYENGQHIGCGAFKPFGENGDTVEIKRMYVLPEHRGQKVAAHILNCLEKWAKELGYKACVLETGKKQPEAIRLYEREGYAFIPNYGQYIGMDNSVCMRKEL is encoded by the coding sequence ATGCTGATCGAACTTATTCGCACCAATTCCACTAAACCATCTTTTCAGGAGTTAGTGAAACTCTTGGACAAAGATTTGGCCATCCGCGACGGCGCAGAACACGACTATTACGCCCAATTCAACAAAACAACAGATATTCAACACGTAATCATTGCTTACGAAAATGGCCAACACATCGGTTGCGGGGCATTCAAACCCTTTGGCGAAAACGGCGACACCGTCGAGATTAAGCGTATGTATGTGCTTCCCGAACATCGAGGACAAAAAGTCGCGGCACATATTTTAAATTGTCTGGAAAAGTGGGCGAAAGAGTTGGGCTATAAGGCTTGTGTGTTAGAAACAGGCAAAAAACAACCCGAAGCCATTCGCCTCTACGAACGCGAAGGCTACGCATTCATTCCCAACTACGGGCAATATATCGGCATGGACAATAGCGTTTGTATGCGCAAGGAATTGTAA
- a CDS encoding DUF349 domain-containing protein, with the protein METQHDELGSENQKTEQIASELTENQVSSSSPEVMDELHEDEHHEDAEVDYSSYDKTQLVELAEKLSHDTDAQRADAVLRKIKPLFDDKREAERNEALSKFIADGGEEGDFRFKGDNLASRFDAAFRSVREKRKKQIEDSEKTKLQHLTAKKELLERLRGIVENENNESMAQVKKVQEEWKSIGAVPAAEAANLSATYGVLLDKFYSNMSIYRELKELDRKKNFEAKLEICERAEKLLNEPSLNKAVKELNDLHEEFKNIGPVPKAEQETLWNRFKEVSDKIYTSRREYVETIRKEQDSNLQAKTILCERSEALATFNSDRIDDWNAKTEELMTLQKEWNEVGGLPRNKGAEIVKKFWGNFKIFFANKSQFFKKLEETKQNNLARKNALCEQAEALSLSEEWDTAADQLKELQNQWKLIGAVPNKFRNSSYERFKKAIDTFFDRKRAFLNEQDAEYIKNLAVKVAACEKMEAAAAAKTGTWEELQALQKEFETAGFVPRKEKDKIQQRYLKATDNYILQSEQIDEADRAKLRLTAQVRKGGRNQEVIQNVKGQEQNIRRRMTQLENDIHLWRNNLGFFASSRNIDALRSEVERKVAAAQREIDSLKDQLRIIAEINN; encoded by the coding sequence ATGGAAACGCAACACGACGAATTGGGTTCTGAAAACCAAAAAACTGAGCAAATCGCCAGTGAACTTACAGAAAATCAGGTTAGTAGCAGCAGCCCAGAAGTAATGGACGAGCTACACGAAGACGAGCATCACGAAGATGCCGAGGTAGATTATAGTAGCTACGACAAAACGCAATTGGTGGAACTTGCCGAAAAACTCAGCCACGACACCGATGCGCAACGCGCTGACGCTGTTTTGCGTAAAATTAAACCCCTTTTCGACGACAAGCGAGAAGCCGAACGCAACGAAGCACTAAGCAAATTCATTGCCGATGGTGGTGAAGAAGGCGATTTTCGTTTCAAAGGCGACAACTTAGCTTCGCGTTTTGATGCCGCATTCCGTAGTGTACGCGAGAAAAGAAAAAAACAAATCGAAGATTCGGAAAAAACTAAACTTCAGCACCTTACAGCCAAAAAAGAATTGTTGGAGCGTTTGCGTGGCATCGTTGAAAACGAAAACAACGAAAGCATGGCGCAAGTGAAAAAGGTACAAGAAGAATGGAAAAGCATTGGGGCTGTGCCTGCTGCCGAAGCGGCCAACTTGTCGGCTACGTATGGCGTTTTGCTTGATAAGTTTTACAGCAACATGAGCATTTATCGCGAGCTCAAAGAGTTAGACCGCAAGAAAAACTTTGAGGCTAAATTAGAGATTTGCGAGCGTGCCGAAAAGCTACTAAATGAGCCTTCTCTTAACAAAGCGGTAAAAGAACTCAACGATTTGCACGAAGAGTTTAAAAATATTGGCCCTGTGCCGAAAGCAGAACAAGAAACGCTTTGGAATCGCTTCAAAGAGGTTTCGGACAAAATTTATACAAGCCGCCGCGAGTACGTGGAGACTATCCGCAAAGAACAAGACAGCAATTTGCAAGCAAAAACAATCTTGTGCGAACGCTCAGAGGCTTTGGCTACTTTCAATTCCGACCGCATAGACGACTGGAACGCCAAAACGGAAGAGTTGATGACTTTGCAAAAAGAATGGAACGAAGTGGGCGGTTTGCCTCGCAACAAAGGCGCGGAAATCGTGAAGAAATTCTGGGGCAACTTCAAAATTTTCTTTGCCAATAAGAGCCAGTTCTTCAAGAAATTAGAAGAAACCAAACAAAATAACTTGGCGCGTAAAAACGCACTTTGCGAGCAAGCCGAAGCCTTGAGCCTAAGCGAAGAATGGGATACGGCTGCCGACCAGCTCAAAGAATTACAAAACCAATGGAAACTTATCGGTGCTGTGCCAAATAAATTCCGCAACAGTTCGTATGAGCGTTTCAAAAAGGCAATTGATACATTCTTTGACCGCAAACGTGCTTTCTTGAATGAGCAAGATGCTGAATATATCAAGAATTTGGCTGTGAAAGTGGCTGCTTGCGAAAAAATGGAAGCTGCCGCCGCCGCCAAAACAGGTACTTGGGAAGAGTTGCAAGCCCTTCAAAAAGAATTTGAAACGGCTGGTTTTGTGCCTCGTAAAGAAAAAGACAAAATCCAACAACGTTACCTAAAAGCTACCGACAACTATATTTTGCAATCGGAGCAAATTGATGAGGCTGACAGAGCGAAATTGCGCCTAACCGCGCAAGTACGCAAAGGCGGTCGCAACCAAGAAGTTATCCAAAATGTGAAAGGCCAAGAACAAAACATTCGCCGCCGTATGACACAACTGGAAAATGATATTCACTTGTGGCGCAATAATTTAGGTTTCTTTGCATCGTCTCGTAACATTGACGCGCTTCGTAGCGAAGTAGAACGCAAAGTGGCTGCCGCGCAACGCGAAATCGACTCTTTGAAAGATCAATTGCGCATTATTGCTGAAATCAATAACTAA
- a CDS encoding M949_RS01915 family surface polysaccharide biosynthesis protein: MFKQKIQQKFLFFILSLAAPLSAFAQNQLTDEHKKQLGISYPVQYTHEYTDRAGAHLLVLTAQPKADTAHSNLKALCLQNKAGKWVKEWEANDLLMGEEESIFYRNGLVRVQDLDKDGLAEPILVYATTGPNGTDDGRLKVIVYYKGAKSAIRHQNGVLDFERNTQIDNTFYKLPTSVQKGVQYVMVQAGKQDLTIFPSNWQESMSKKAIKIKN; this comes from the coding sequence ATGTTCAAACAAAAAATTCAACAAAAATTCTTATTTTTTATTTTGTCGTTGGCCGCTCCCCTATCGGCTTTTGCTCAAAATCAACTGACCGACGAGCATAAAAAACAATTGGGAATCAGCTATCCCGTACAATATACACACGAATACACCGACCGCGCAGGCGCACATTTGCTCGTACTCACTGCCCAACCCAAAGCCGATACAGCGCACAGCAATCTAAAAGCCCTTTGCCTGCAAAACAAGGCGGGAAAATGGGTGAAAGAATGGGAAGCAAACGATTTGCTCATGGGCGAAGAAGAATCTATTTTTTATAGAAATGGGCTAGTGCGTGTGCAAGATTTGGACAAAGACGGACTGGCAGAACCTATTTTGGTATATGCCACTACGGGGCCAAATGGCACAGACGATGGCCGCCTAAAAGTCATTGTATATTATAAGGGTGCAAAATCGGCGATTCGTCATCAAAACGGCGTGTTGGACTTTGAGCGAAACACCCAAATCGACAATACATTTTACAAACTACCCACCAGCGTACAGAAAGGTGTGCAATACGTGATGGTGCAAGCCGGAAAGCAAGACCTAACTATTTTCCCGAGCAATTGGCAAGAATCCATGAGCAAAAAGGCAATCAAAATAAAAAACTAA
- the hemG gene encoding protoporphyrinogen oxidase, translating into MTIIIGAGISGLSLAYYLQKAGKPYLLFEAANRAGGYIKSVREEGFLLDTGPNSILCDAATEQLFKDLDIENQAIEANDVSKDRFIFKNGDYRALPSSPKTLLTSSFFSWKTKFKILGEFGNKTKAAPNETLAEFVARRFGDEAVDYALQPFVNGVYAGDCRQLLTDKTFPILLEYEEKYGSVLKGFAKNAGAGRRKSMNFRNGMQTLTDALFAQLDYVHLEHSVQSIEHLKDGRWHISISTPDGSTRQEYTDNLVITTPAPVAATLLANAFPQLAQALLAIDYPPMAMIHTAYPKDAVGFSLNGFGGLHPPKEGLFTAGSIWTSSVFEGRSPADKVLFTSFVGGVLAREQTFLSDKEILEKVDAELRKLYRISAQKPAYQRITRWQKAIPQYDKNLNAVYEYATEAEKNHLYLAANWYKGVALADCIRKGRELAASF; encoded by the coding sequence ATGACAATCATTATTGGTGCAGGTATTTCGGGGCTTTCGCTAGCCTATTACTTGCAAAAAGCAGGCAAACCCTATTTGTTGTTTGAGGCCGCCAACCGCGCAGGCGGCTATATCAAAAGCGTAAGAGAAGAAGGTTTTTTGCTGGATACAGGCCCCAATTCCATTTTGTGCGATGCGGCCACCGAACAATTATTCAAGGATTTAGATATTGAAAATCAGGCTATTGAAGCCAACGACGTAAGCAAAGACCGTTTTATTTTCAAAAATGGCGATTATAGAGCGTTGCCATCTTCACCAAAAACATTGCTTACCAGTTCTTTTTTTAGTTGGAAAACAAAATTCAAAATATTAGGCGAGTTCGGCAACAAAACCAAAGCCGCCCCCAACGAAACTTTGGCCGAATTTGTGGCGCGTCGCTTCGGAGACGAGGCCGTAGATTATGCCTTACAACCTTTTGTCAATGGCGTGTACGCTGGCGATTGCCGCCAACTGCTCACAGACAAAACATTTCCCATTTTGTTGGAATATGAAGAAAAATACGGCTCTGTGCTCAAAGGTTTTGCGAAAAATGCAGGCGCAGGCCGCCGCAAATCCATGAACTTCCGCAACGGAATGCAAACACTTACCGACGCGCTTTTTGCCCAACTCGATTATGTGCATTTGGAACACAGCGTGCAATCTATTGAGCATCTCAAAGACGGGCGTTGGCACATAAGTATCAGTACACCAGACGGAAGCACGCGCCAAGAATACACCGACAATCTCGTTATCACGACACCCGCACCCGTAGCTGCAACGCTTTTGGCTAATGCATTTCCACAATTGGCGCAAGCACTTTTGGCCATCGATTACCCGCCAATGGCCATGATTCATACGGCTTACCCCAAAGATGCAGTAGGCTTTTCGCTCAATGGTTTTGGAGGTTTGCATCCGCCCAAAGAAGGTTTGTTTACGGCGGGCAGCATCTGGACAAGTTCGGTGTTTGAAGGCCGCAGCCCCGCCGACAAAGTTTTGTTTACCTCGTTTGTAGGCGGCGTGTTGGCCAGAGAACAAACTTTTTTGTCGGACAAAGAGATTTTGGAAAAAGTAGATGCCGAGCTGCGCAAGCTGTACAGAATTAGTGCACAAAAACCAGCTTATCAGCGCATTACGCGTTGGCAAAAAGCCATTCCGCAATACGACAAAAATCTGAATGCGGTGTACGAATACGCGACCGAAGCCGAAAAAAATCATTTGTATTTGGCCGCCAACTGGTACAAAGGCGTTGCGCTGGCCGATTGTATCCGAAAAGGCCGCGAGTTGGCCGCGAGTTTCTAA
- the hisD gene encoding histidinol dehydrogenase — protein MELITNPQPLQWPTLLKRPIFDNAEIQQRVMPILQEVAKRGDEAIRHYTQLFDKVTLNAFQVSEEEMAEAQRLVPETLQQAIAQAKRNIELFHTAQYDAEKQIETMPDVICWRKSVGIEKVGLYIPGGTAPLFSTVLMLGVPAQIAGCQEIILCTPADQYGKVNPAILFTAHLVGIQKIYKIGGAQAIAAMAYGTATIPKVHKIFGPGNQYVTAAKQLVSQTGTAIDMPAGPSEVLIIADHTANAKFVAADLLSQAEHGTDSQVILLTTHAPLANAVNAEIARQLETLPRKSIAEKALENSKIIVLPDTETAMAMSNVYAPEHLILAVEDPDALGEKVINAGSVFLGHYTPESAGDYASGTNHTLPTNGYAKAYSGVSLDSFVRKITFQHISKQGLKNIGLTISTMAEAEQLRAHAAAVYVRLEE, from the coding sequence ATGGAACTTATTACCAACCCACAACCCTTGCAGTGGCCTACCCTGCTGAAACGACCCATTTTTGATAATGCCGAGATTCAGCAACGCGTCATGCCCATTTTGCAAGAAGTCGCCAAGCGTGGCGACGAGGCCATCAGGCATTACACTCAACTTTTCGACAAAGTAACTCTCAACGCTTTTCAGGTAAGCGAAGAAGAAATGGCCGAGGCTCAAAGACTTGTACCCGAAACACTTCAGCAAGCCATTGCTCAAGCCAAACGTAACATTGAGCTTTTTCATACAGCTCAATACGACGCAGAAAAACAAATCGAAACCATGCCCGATGTGATTTGCTGGCGCAAATCCGTAGGCATAGAAAAAGTGGGATTATACATTCCAGGCGGTACTGCTCCCCTCTTTTCCACGGTGCTCATGTTGGGTGTGCCCGCACAAATTGCAGGCTGCCAAGAAATAATACTCTGCACACCCGCCGACCAATACGGCAAAGTAAATCCAGCCATTTTATTCACGGCGCATCTGGTCGGTATTCAGAAAATATACAAAATCGGAGGAGCACAAGCCATTGCTGCAATGGCCTATGGCACAGCTACAATTCCAAAAGTTCATAAAATTTTTGGCCCAGGCAACCAATACGTAACAGCCGCCAAACAACTAGTTTCGCAAACGGGCACAGCCATCGACATGCCTGCCGGCCCTTCAGAAGTGTTGATTATTGCCGACCACACGGCCAACGCCAAATTTGTTGCCGCCGATTTGCTCTCTCAGGCCGAACACGGCACTGATAGCCAAGTAATTTTACTAACCACACACGCACCTTTGGCCAATGCCGTAAACGCCGAAATAGCACGCCAATTGGAGACTTTACCGCGCAAAAGCATTGCAGAGAAAGCATTAGAAAACAGCAAAATTATAGTGCTACCCGACACGGAAACCGCAATGGCCATGAGCAATGTTTATGCACCAGAGCATTTGATTTTGGCGGTAGAAGATCCTGACGCGTTAGGCGAAAAAGTAATTAATGCGGGATCAGTATTTTTAGGGCATTACACACCCGAATCAGCGGGTGACTATGCCTCTGGCACGAATCACACCCTCCCAACCAACGGCTATGCCAAAGCGTACAGCGGCGTATCGTTGGACAGTTTTGTCAGAAAAATAACATTCCAACATATCAGCAAACAAGGGCTCAAAAACATAGGATTAACCATTAGTACTATGGCCGAAGCCGAGCAATTACGGGCACATGCCGCTGCCGTATATGTCCGTTTGGAAGAATAA
- a CDS encoding enoyl-CoA hydratase/isomerase family protein: MELVRYEVKKRVAYITLNRPEKRNALNGQMVTALKNAFAQAQTDEQAKVIVLRGEGKIFCAGADLESLQQLQCNTFEENIADSQHLKSLFEQIYACPKVVVAALNGHALAGGCGLATVCDIVFAAEGVKMGYTEVKIGFIPAIVMVFLLRKIGEGRAKEMLLSGELLNAQQAYNYGLINFVVNENELNEAVENYVQKLCVGNSAQAMAHTKQMIAAVQNLDSLEKGLDFAATQNAHARGSADCQRGISAFLNKENLVW; encoded by the coding sequence ATGGAATTAGTACGATACGAAGTAAAAAAACGCGTGGCTTACATCACGCTCAACCGCCCCGAAAAACGAAATGCACTTAATGGACAGATGGTTACGGCACTCAAAAACGCCTTTGCGCAAGCCCAAACCGACGAGCAAGCCAAAGTAATTGTGTTGCGGGGGGAAGGCAAAATATTTTGTGCGGGGGCAGATTTGGAATCGTTGCAACAACTTCAGTGCAATACTTTCGAGGAAAATATAGCAGATTCGCAGCATCTCAAATCGCTTTTTGAGCAAATTTATGCCTGTCCTAAAGTCGTGGTGGCCGCCCTCAATGGCCATGCGTTGGCGGGAGGTTGTGGCTTGGCGACGGTCTGCGATATTGTTTTTGCGGCGGAAGGCGTAAAAATGGGCTACACGGAAGTTAAAATCGGGTTTATTCCCGCCATCGTAATGGTATTTTTGTTGCGCAAAATCGGGGAAGGTCGCGCCAAAGAAATGTTGCTTTCGGGCGAACTACTCAACGCACAACAGGCTTATAATTATGGACTTATCAATTTTGTAGTAAACGAAAATGAGCTAAACGAAGCCGTAGAAAACTACGTCCAAAAACTTTGTGTAGGCAACTCGGCGCAAGCCATGGCGCATACTAAACAAATGATAGCTGCCGTTCAGAATTTGGATTCTTTGGAAAAAGGCCTTGATTTTGCGGCTACCCAAAATGCACACGCTCGCGGCTCGGCAGATTGTCAGCGCGGCATTTCGGCATTTTTGAACAAAGAAAATTTGGTTTGGTAG